The following are from one region of the Nicotiana tomentosiformis chromosome 7, ASM39032v3, whole genome shotgun sequence genome:
- the LOC104097081 gene encoding F-box protein At-B, with the protein MAATDSDNKRHHTGEGRGGDCEASMEKLPHHIITHVLHKLDLESLCTAACVSRTFHSAVTHLLSSLSSLDLSGFSLDEESLKHVVSRVQGAKSLTIDCLQVENDSSIFNILHEHIVDLSLLKCSSLSYDILRAIGERCPNLRFFLIEFAGHVLPELFKTKLIEMLQKISLLEALSIKIRGTILDVFDLQSLELFLPKSVKSLKLQPTAEHFSIHWIDKLRGVPWFKLQSLSLVLDIISDNLFITVVNSLPLLVELDLEDRPLTEPSMRLDLTNTGLQCLEVCQHLITLSIVRSRIYYPASFKRVDNLGMFLLSEGCGGLESVKLGGFTKVTEAGFSSILHSCQNLKKFEVLNSSLLSDLAFHDMRGVARSLLELRLLSCRLLTSEAMEELSSFSNLEVLDTSGCRSISDPCLSYISGLTTLRTLNLAEADITDSGLAILGRGDLPIARLCIRGCKRVTDRGIGFLFHGERKICKTLSSLDVGQMPGISDAGIFTISSAAKALTDLCLRYCFHVTDAAMKMLVDRPNHKSCLLQRLDLYNCRSLSDDLIMLLLDKSPFRGLRWLGVGSTLLVNKRGNFSTVCNGRPWLVVCFDGCELGCHDGWQFHKSNGY; encoded by the exons ATGGCTGCAACTGACAGTGATAACAAGCGACACCATACTGGAGAAGGAAGAGGTGGTGATTGTGAGGCGTCAATGGAAAAACTTCCACACCACATAATAACTCACGTATTGCACAAACTGGATTTGGAATCTCTTTGCACCGCTGCTTGCGTCTCTCGAACTTTCCATTCCGCCGTTACACACCTTCTTTCTTCTCTTTCCTCTCTCGATCTTTCT GGATTTTCTCTTGATGAAGAGTCTTTAAAACATGTTGTGAGTAGGGTACAAGGAGCCAAGAGCTTAACGATTGATTGCCTCCAGGTGGAGAATGATTCCTCCATTTTCAATATCCTCCATGAACATATCGTAGACTTGAGTTTGCTCAAATGTTCCTCTCTGTCTTATGACATTCTTCGTGCAATTGGAGAAAGGTGCCCCAACTTAAG GTTCTTCCTTATAGAATTTGCTGGGCATGTATTACCGGAACTTTTCAAAACAAAGCTTATAGAAATGCTCCAAAAGATTTCCTTGTTGGAG GCCCTGTCAATAAAAATCCGAGGGACCATACTTGATGTTTTTGATTTACAATCTCTTGAACTATTTTTGCCCAAGAGTGTCAAGAGTTTAAAGTTGCAGCCAACGGCTGAACACTTCTCTATCCACTGGATAGATAAGCTCAGAGGTGTCCCTTGGTTCAAATTGCAAAGCTTATCTCTTGTCTTGGACATTATTTCAGATAACCTTTTCATCACAGTTGTGAATTCTCTTCCGCTCTTGGTAGAGCTGGATCTTGAAGACAGACCTCTCACTGAGCCATCGATGCGGTTGGATTTGACCAACACTGGACTACAGTGTCTGGAGGTTTGCCAGCATCTAATTACCCTCTCAATTGTTCGAAGTAGAATATATTATCCTGCTTCATTTAAGAGAGTGGACAATTTGGGCATGTTCCTTCTTTCTGAAGGTTGTGGAGGACTTGAATCAGTGAAACTTGGTGGGTTCACAAAGGTTACTGAAGCTGGCTTTTCATCAATTCTGCACTCATGCCAGAATCTGAAGAAATTTGAAGTGCTGAATTCATCTCTATTGTCAGACTTGGCGTTCCATGATATGAGGGGAGTTGCTAGGTCCCTACTTGAATTAAGGTTGTTATCGTGCAGGCTTCTAACCAGTGAAGCTATGGAGGAATTATCCTCATTTAGTAACTTGGAGGTACTTGACACAAGTGGGTGCAGAAGCATTTCTGACCCCTGTCTCAGCTACATATCAGGTCTTACTACACTCAGGACACTAAACTTAGCAGAAGCTGATATTACTGACAGTGGTCTTGCTATTCTTGGTAGAGGAGACTTACCCATTGCACGGTTGTGCATCAGAGGCTGCAAGAGAGTAACTGACAGGGGAATCGGGTTTTTATTTCATGGAGAGCGGAAAATCTGCAAAACATTATCATCATTGGATGTTGGTCAAATGCCCGGAATATCTGATGCAGGCATTTTTACCATTTCATCTGCTGCCAAAGCATTAACTGATTTATGTCTAAGGTACTGCTTCCATGTGACTGATGCTGCAATGAAGATGTTGGTGGATAGACCAAACCACAAGAGTTGTCTACTGCAAAGACTTGATCTTTATAACTGTCGAAGTCTGTCTGATGATTTGATAATGCTACTTCTGGATAAGTCTCCGTTCCGTGGTTTGCGCTGGCTTGGCGTTGGATCTACTCTCTTAGTCAATAAAAGAGGCAATTTCTCCACAGTATGCAATGGACGACCCTGGTTGGTCGTGTGTTTTGATGGCTGTGAATTGGGGTGCCACGATGGTTGGCAATTTCACAAATCAAATGGCTACTAA
- the LOC104097082 gene encoding COP9 signalosome complex subunit 6a-like translates to MASSSSSGLTFKLHPLVMLNISDHYTRVKSQSQPPPSSHSCSNGSGSGADSPSASAPPRVFGCVIGVQSGRTVEIFNSFELLYDPSTHSLDRAFLEKKQELYKKVFPNFYVLGWYSTGSDAQESDMQIHKALMDINESPVYVLLNPSINHAQKDLPVTIYESELHVIDGIPQLIFVQASYHIETVEAERISVDHVAHLKPSDGGSAATQLAAHLTGIHSAIKMLNSRIKVLHHYLLAMQEGDIPCENSLLRQVSSLLRRLPAIDSEKFKDDFLMEYNDTLLVSYLAMFTNCSSTMNELVDKFNTAYDRHSRRGGRTAFI, encoded by the exons ATGGCTTCATCGTCGAGCAGCGGCTTGACATTTAAGCTCCATCCATTAGTGATGCTCAACATATCGGATCACTACACACGTGTGAAGTCACAGTCCCAACCTCCCCCTTCTTCGCACTCCTGCTCCAACGGTTCCGGTTCCGGTGCCGATTCCCCTTCCGCTTCCGCGCCGCCTAGGGTTTTTGGTTGCGTCATCGGCGTACAGAGTGGCCGTACTGTCGAGATCTTCAACAGCTTCGAACTTCTTTATGATCCCTCTACTCACTCCCTCGACCGCGCTTTCCTCGAAAAGAAGCAAGAGCTCT ATAAGAAAGTTTTCCCTAACTTTTATGTACTGGGATGGTATTCAACGGGGAGTGATGCACAAGAATCTGATATGCAGATTCACAAAGCT TTGATGGATATCAATGAAAGTCCTGTGTACGTGCTTCTCAATCCTTCCATCAATCATGCACAAAAGGACCTGCCAGTCACTATCTATGAAAGTG AGTTGCATGTCATTGATGGCATCCCACAGCTTATTTTTGTCCAAGCAAGCTACCACATAGAG ACTGTTGAAGCTGAAAGGATTTCTGTTGATCATGTTGCTCATCTTAAACCATCTGATGGAGGTTCTGCTGCTACTCAGC TGGCTGCCCACCTCACTGGCATACATAGTGCCATTAAGATGCTGAATAGCAGAATCAAAGTGCTACATCACTATCTGCTTGCTATGCAAGAAG GTGATATCCCTTGTGAGAATTCACTTCTGAGGCAGGTGTCTAGTCTCTTAAGAAGATTACCAGCTATCGACTCAGAGAAATTTAAAGATGATTTCCTGATG GAGTATAATGACACATTATTAGTTAGTTATCTCGCCATGTTCACCAACTGCTCAAG CACAATGAACGAGCTTGTTGACAAATTCAACACTGCATATGATAGGCATAGCAGGAGGGGTGGGCGAACTGCTTTTATTTGA